From Musa acuminata AAA Group cultivar baxijiao chromosome BXJ3-8, Cavendish_Baxijiao_AAA, whole genome shotgun sequence, one genomic window encodes:
- the LOC135644693 gene encoding BAG family molecular chaperone regulator 4-like — protein sequence MKRKEGESSEGIAWELRPGGMLVQTRSDAAGGPGGPLVKIRVSRGSCQHEVSIPSQTTFGELKKVLAPETGLEPQEQRLLFRGKEKDDDERLHMAGVKDMSKVVLLEDPASKERKLEQTKRDQGILRACEAVALVRAEVDKLAVKVSTLEASVHAGTKAADKEFVVLTELLMVQLLKLDSIEAEGEAKMQRKFEVHRIQNFVETLDLLKTRNSNPFGNSSNAVSVTTRWETFESGLGT from the exons atgaagaggaaggaggGTGAGAGCAGCGAGGGGATAGCGTGGGAGCTCCGCCCCGGAGGGATGCTGGTGCAGACGAGGAGCGACGCGGCTGGCGGGCCCGGCGGACCCCTCGTCAAGATCAGGGTATCCCGTGGCTCCTGCCAGCATGAGGTCTCCATCCCTTCCCAAACCACCTTCG GGGAATTGAAGAAGGTGCTTGCTCCGGAGACTGGCCTGGAGCCTCAAGAACAGAGGCTGTTGTTTCGGGGCAAGGAAAAGGATGATGATGAGCGCTTGCACATGGCGGGGGTCAAGGACATGTCCAAGGTGGTCCTCCTGGAGGATCCCGCGAGCAAGGAGCGGAAGCTCGAACAGACGAAGCGGGATCAGGGGATCCTGAGGGCGTGTGAAGCGGTCGCGCTTGTCAGAGCCGAGGTGGATAAGCTCGCCGTGAAG GTGTCGACATTGGAGGCTTCTGTGCACGCGGGCACGAAAGCTGCAGACAAAGAGTTTGTCGTTTTGACTGAGTTGCTCATGGTGCAATTGCTGAAACTGGACAGCATCGAGGCTGAGGGGGAAGCCAAAATGCAGAGGAAGTTTGAG GTTCATCGTATACAGAACTTTGTGGAGACTCTTGACTTACTAAAAACAAGAAACTCCAACCCTTTCGGCAACAGCAGCAATGCTGTTTCGGTGACAACTCGATGGGAGACATTTGAATCTGGGTTGGGCACCTGA